In Salmo salar chromosome ssa14, Ssal_v3.1, whole genome shotgun sequence, the sequence ctgtgcctgctcctcgtactcgccctgaagtgcgtgtcaccagtctggcgccacctgtgccagccccacgcatcaggcctccagtgcgcctgcccagtccggggtgtcctgttcctgctccccgcactcgccccgaggtgcgtgtcaccagtctggcgccacctgtgccagccccacgcatcaggcctccagtgcgcctgcccagtccggggtgtcctgtttcTGCTCCCcgtactcgccctgaggtgcgtgttaccagtctggcgccacctgtgctagccccacgcatcaggcctccagtgtgcctgcccagtccggggtgtccagTTCCTGCTCCCCGTACTcaccctgaggtgtgtgttaccagtctggcaccatctgtgccagccccacgcatcaggcctccagtgcgcattcccagtccagagcttccggcgacagttcccagtccagagcatccggcgatggcccgcagtccggagcctcctgagacggcccgcagtccggagcctccggcgatgatcctcgGTCCGGTGACacgaaagcggagggatcagctagtggagcgggggctacgccccgaaccggagccgcctcctatgctggcggataagcaggatgtgagggttcttcgtcccgcaacAGAACCACCTCCGATGCAGGAGGATCCACGGGAtgtgaaggttcttcgtcctgcaccagagccgcgaccgacattagacacccaccctaaccctccctgtttttttgttgttgtttcggGTTGTGTGTTCAGAGTCTGCACctttgtgtgggggggggggtactgtcacgtcctgaccatagaaatatTTTAttgttctatggtagagtaggtcagggcgtgacagagggttttgtctagtttatttatgtctatgttggttctagtttcttttttctgtgttgggggttttgtctagtttatgtatttctgtggggttctagttgttgtatttctatgttgttgttttttggggatgatctccaattagaggcagctggtcatcgttgtctctaattggggatcatatttaagtggttgtttttcccacctgggtttgtgggagattattttgagtaagtgtatgttgcacctctttgtcacggtttggtttgtttattagtttatttgtatgtcttgcatagtttcacagttataataaaaatgtggaacgatacacacactgcgccttggtcccattctcagacagccgtgacagaagcATTTTTTTACCGAGATTTATCCGAAAATAAAGTTGTCTTTATTGGTTTTGTTAATCTAGTATTACAATGTTATTCGTAGAATTAATTTGGCCTATTAACATATGTCATATATTTTGCTGCTATGTCAAGGTCCCCACATACAGCTGCTATGTCTATGTCCCCACATACAGTACTGGTGGTAAGAGCATTCAATGCTAATAAGAAAGATAGATCAAATATATTGTAGCTCTGTcaaaaatgtttacatttttgtcattagaAGAATTCTGGGATTCATTTTTACAGGGGTATAAAAAAATGTACTCAGAAATCAGTGTGCGCTCATTCCTTTTGGGCATTGTAATCTTAATGTATTTACATGAATCATCATAATGCATTTTCCCTTAGTCCACCATGTTATCTTAGATATTATCTCTTAGGCCAAGAGAGGCATGCATGCATTATGCAGTCATTAATACTATCAATTGCCTCTTGGGCCAACTAAGGCTAAATCCTGGCTTTTAAGTCTAATTTAAATGCATGTGTAACAGGGGTCAGTCTGCTGCTAACAGCTTAGCTTCCTCCACTGTCCGACTGCCCCATACTAGGCTCGAACCAGTGATCCTCTGCTTCGCAACACACGTGACCGCCCTGCGTGACAACGTTCCAACGTGTTGAGCCTCCCAAAAGCTATCAATTGGATGGCTCCATCCGCGACATTTCAAGCTAGCTGTGGAGTGAGCTTACGGTACGTTCTTAACTCCGTTACACATGCATTTCCTGTATGCACAGAATTCATGTGTTCTAATGAGCTAGGGTCTTGTATTTTTTTCTTTAGGGATTAAGTCTAGTGCATATAGACTGGCAATTTTTACACCAAGCATTTTTGTGTAGTTTTAGTTTATAAAAGCAGTGATCAGGATTTGGGTTATGTCTGCATGAGGGGGGGAGTAATTGAGGCTGAAGAGTAAAGATTGTCAGGGTGTCCGGGGGTTTGTGTCTGCGCTTTTAGGAATGCAATGCCGGAGCTCTCAGGTGGTGGTGCTCTCTGCAGTGGCATTGGGAACTGACGGGCTGATAGCTTTATCGGCTGCCTCAAGTGCCGCAGACAGCTCGGCGCCCCTGGATGCCATTTCTGGCGTGGTGACACCCATCAGGTCTTCTTCAGGGGCGTCGGCTTCAGACCGGGCCTGGGTCACGTAGCTGGGGCTCATGGCCGAGTCGGGGGTCCGGTTGGCACTCTGGTCTCCCTCGGGGATGATGGTGGCGGCCACGCTGTCAGAGTTGTTGAGGAGCAGCTTGTGGGAGGTGAAGGTCTGGGGCACGTCCGTCTCACATTCGCTGTCCAACGGGAGAGCGGAGGAGTTGAACTCTACCCCCGAGTCACTCATCTCCAGGAAGTTCTTGTCCGAGGAGAGAGTGTGGTAGCGACCTGCTTTGGATACCTCCAGACCCTGTGGAAGGAAAGTAgcgtgggggggagggggggagtaaAGAAAGAGTCAGCAAAAAAGGAACATGAATGATTCATTTCGTATGTTTCTGCAAATGTAGTCTAGGTACTGCCTGGCGTGGAGCCTGGTTATTTTCAGCCTTTTATAGAAACATTACCCCAGTCTGTCTACAGTTAAAACATTTACAATTATAATGGTGGGATGTGTTTTCATCTTGCACCTTAACATGCTCACCGGTAGACCACTTCCCACCATATTATGTGTCCCTGAGCCCTGCTTACCCTAATGGTGACCTCCGTGCTTTCTGTAGCATTGCTGTTGTCCCACGTAGACGCCAAAGTGGATTCCTCAGTGAACCGTGTATAGGCCTCTTGAACAACCTACCAACGACAACACAAGAGGGTCGTATTTTAGCAGGAAGCCACGGCAAGCACATTACAGCAGCAATCACAAGTTCACTTCACCATGTACGCCGCGAGTCATAAAGAATACATATGGGTAAATAGGAGTTGGCACACAAAAAGCACATGTACTGCACGCGAAGCTCTTATATAGATTTATAAGATCATCAGGTGTATATATAGTGACACATTGAGAGACTGGAGTTGTTGGCTTGAAAATAACACCCTGGAAGTTTAGAGGAAAAGGCTTCAGGGAACCATCGTTCTTGAGGGACAGGGAATCGCATACTAGAGTGTGTCAGGAGAGAGATCGAGGTAGATCAATCGATTTTCATGTCGGACCACTCCGGAAACTGCTGTTGCGACCACAAAGCAAATCAGACAAGCTGTCCAGGTTTGTCGCTTAGTCTCCAGAAATCTATGGCTAAATCCATAATGAAGTGGGACATGAAGCCTCGCTGCATTTGAATAGTTTTGTCTAAACCTCCAGAGGGAACACCTTACAGGGGGATTAGAACAGCAGAGGCCcctcacatcatgtcacaatatATTCAATACATGTAAATTATCTACGGTACACCACGTTCAAACACAAAAATGTATAGCATCAGGTGTACAAAAAttacaccgacacacacatagacacagacaaaTACAAACAAACATAGAAACGGCACACCTTTGACACAAATTCTGTTGAGCTAGTAGCTGATTAAGCAATATAcaccccccccgcccccccaaaaaaaaaagaaacgtaatAATTGTAATCAAGAATAAGATCTTACATGGATGTACAGTGTCGCGAACTTTGAATAATTACTACAGTTCTTGAATTGGCCCGGCTTCCCAAACCCAGATTAAGCCTGTAACTGGACTAAAAATCACCCCCAacagagattctccattgagcatgcaTTTTAGACCAGGagtaatctgtgtccaggaaacccaTCCAGGGTGTACACTTAAACTACATGATGTCATAATGCACAATGCTCTTGATGCAGTAATTGATGTGTAGGTCTATACACTCCTCTCCACAGTATTCCAATACTAGAGAACACTAATTTCTATAATACCAGAGTGTTCGGCTGTGATAATCTTAGTCCAGGTGGCAACTTAATCCAGTGTACTATACAGCCTAATCCCACATTATGTCTGTATACTCTGCATGTACTGTAAGTGTGCTACTAACTACGTGTAAAAATCCTGCAATTCACAACATACCACCGCATATAATCAAGAAAACAAGTGGTAGATCTAGTCCAGTATCACCAAGCCAATGAATATGTTAATCGCTACTGCCCCGATCTTAGACAAACGCAcagcagacacaaacacacatcagcagatacacacacacacacacatcagcatatactcacacatacacataaatACATGTTTACCTTGTATCTCCGCCTCCAACAACAATATATGTGCATGTGTGCTTGAAAATAGCTGAATCGTATTGGACGGCTGCATCTGTATGCTTatttgcactgaggctaggactGCAGTTATCATGAATAAGTAACTGCTGCAGTTATTTGTCAGTTTGGAGATTAGCGtaaagagggaggggtgaggaatGGATGGCAAAGACATATAATCACTGATGGTGGTAGGAGGCCCACACAGCATAGTGACGCTATGACCATCCCCAGAGCGTTAGTACAAACACCAATACAGATTCATCCACTTAACACTACGGAATGAAGCCAGAATACAGTTCTCTCACCAAGCAGAGGCTCCGTCGGAGGCTCCTTTAAGAGGAAGAAACGTAACGCAAAGGCAAAACGTTAACTAGATTTTCCCCCCAATTTGTAATTAGGCCGACATCTATTGTGTGGACCAATTGAGATTGAGATTAAGATGATGGGTGGACATTGGCAACATTATGGGCTGCAGACAAAACACTTGACATTACAACTATGATGGAATCTGCCATATGGAGAGAGTGATGACTGATGATATATGGATGATCTCATTTTGTGTGATTTAAAAGCACCACTCATCCAGGAAGCCGACATTGGGCAGACCGGTTTCGTTCCTTGGTGAATTCCAGCAAATTTATCAAAGTAAATTAGGACCTGAAGTTTAATTAAAGCTAATTATCTGAGGTTTATAGGTCAAGACTAAAGACTAACACAGGAACGCACACTGATGGAGGAAAAGAGAGCGGGACAGGCAAAGGTACACACAAATACAGTTATATGTACACTGACATCTTTCTTTGACCATACTTAAAAGGATAGTGCAACATTTTACAAAATTCCGTACTGGTtaccttaccctgtaagcagtctatagacaaggtatgacagcaacccatgctttggttttgtttaacttctttgcatttgtggcacaaatccaatgcgAGTCAATGGGTACAACATGACAATTTTCAcgcttcatgtccaaatcatctctAAGTAACTACATTAATTTACAAAACCAATTTTAAGAtactttaggatgaattggacaTGAAGAGCAAAAATACTAATGTTGTTcccattgacttgcattggatttgtgccactAATGCTAAAATATTAGCAGttgaaacagtggccaggtaaacaaatCCAAAGCAtgaattgctgtcataccttgtccatagactgcataCAGGGTAAGGAAGCCAATACGTCATTTTGTAAAATGTCTCACTATCCCTTTAAGAGGTCTTACCATAACCATCATTTCTCTTACAATTACTTTGCAATCTGCGACTTGTGTAATAGGAATATGGCATTATCATTTTGGAATCATATTGAGCCATTGTCGCAGTGTGTTATGGTCTACGAGTATATTAGGCCTGGAATCATAGTAACAGGGTTCCAAAATACATGAACATGGCCGATAATTGTTAGTAAATTAAGTGTTTCGACGTGAGAATAGCATACATATATGATAAAGCAGATACTGTTTAATTATAGTACAGGGGTTGGATCATGGTGTCTTAACGTTTTCACCCCCGTTGAGGAGGTGTTAGGGTGAGTTACCTTGACGAATGCGTCTCCATCCCCCTTGCCCGCCTGCTGGGCGATGAGGGCAATTTGCCGCGCCTTCTCCGCCCGACGGCGCACATTTATCAGGCAGGAGAGCAGACACACCAGCAAGAGGAGGACCAGGAAGCCCAGTAAGGAGAGGATTGCAACATACAGCGTTGGTAACTTATAGGctaaaagagagaggaaagaagagagaggatggagaaagGAAAGACATAAGGGTAGAGGATGGACAGGAATATGATAAGGAAGATAGGAGGAAGACAAGCAGGCAGAAAGGAACACAAAGAAAAGAGGAAATTGATGGATGAGAGGCGAATGTGGAGAGTTACAACATCAAAACAAGAGAGTGAAATATACAGTGCCATCGATGACAAGAAGAAGAAAGGGAAAGGAAAGACCATTAATAGAGGTGATAGATGGATCTATATGTTAAAGCCCTAGTCTCCTCCCTGACCCACGGTTTACCTTTCACCTCCAGGTAGATGTTGGTCACAGGGAACCCCAACAGGTCTGTCACTCTGAAGAGCCCCATGTCACTGATCCGGACCCTCTCCAGAATGCACATGGGGCCTTCTACAGTCAGCCTGCCGTCCAGTGATGGGTCCAACGGCACCACTAGCTCTCCTTGCTCCAGTATGACCCGGTCCTTCCGGTCCCAGTCTGGAGTGTACATGAGGTTGACTTTTGTGTGGTCCACAAACAGGTTGATCTTCAAAGTACTGCCATATGATAGGTGGACGAAGTTCTGGTGCTCTTTGGAACAAAAGGGAAAGAGAAAAGGTTGTCAAATAATTCTGGTTGCTCTTATTTTGACTTGtgtcttcaagctttgtcaatcCTATTTTAACCACAATTTCAAACCACCTAGATCAAGTATTATCTCCCTCTGACATTGATCACTCCCTCTTGGACTTTGGTCTTTCTCATCTCACCTTTCACGTTCAGGCATGACCTCCTTCTGACTTTCCCATCGCGGTCCAGTACGGTGAAGCTTCCCTCGTCTGTCCCCCGCACCATGCTTAGAGTCACCCTTTTCTCGGACACACTCAGGCGACCCTTGTACTCCTCTGGGGGGATGGAAGTCTGGTTGAGCAGCACCACTGCCGGTGGCTCCGTGGTCTGATTGGCCTGGGCTTGACTGGACCTGAACTCCAGGGTGATAGGGCCCAAGATGTCGCTGAGTGGGATGTGGTATGTCTCACCGTACTTGACTACCTGCTCCAGCGTGCAATCTGCCAGGGAGCACACAACAGCACAGCAGTATCACTCAGGGCTCTGGGGGAGTATTGTCTTCCTATACAGTCGCATTTGCATCAGAACAATGATCGTAATCAATTGCAGACCAAATACAACTACATCAATAATGCAAAAAACGTTCATTTCGATTGGTGTCTTCCTCTAAGGGTTACACAGTTTGCGCAGAGTTAGGATACAATCTTAGATAGTGAATGTGTTGGATAAACAGTGGTTTTAAGAGGTATAGAAACAAGTCGATTGCAACGTTTAGAAGAAAAGTTTGAAGAATTAGAAGAACTGAAGATGAATTAACTGTACAGTAATTAGAAGAACAGTACCCCTgacgatgaggatgatgtgtttgACATCGGCAGGCACCTCAGTGTTCTTGATCACGTACATGCCCTCGTGCTCCTCCCCCACATCCTCCAGGATGAGGTGCTTGAGGGAGTTGAGCTGGGCCCGGTGGCCCACCACCCGTCCGTCCCTCATCAGGACCACCACGGCGGTGCGGTTGGAGGCGGGCCTGAACAGAACCTCAGTGC encodes:
- the LOC106569970 gene encoding uncharacterized protein, which codes for MKIIGVAVFGAVFCTVLTASLKVKEEHKIAFFGEDVHIPLPSLVSTEVLFRPASNRTAVVVLMRDGRVVGHRAQLNSLKHLILEDVGEEHEGMYVIKNTEVPADVKHIILIVRDCTLEQVVKYGETYHIPLSDILGPITLEFRSSQAQANQTTEPPAVVLLNQTSIPPEEYKGRLSVSEKRVTLSMVRGTDEGSFTVLDRDGKVRRRSCLNVKEHQNFVHLSYGSTLKINLFVDHTKVNLMYTPDWDRKDRVILEQGELVVPLDPSLDGRLTVEGPMCILERVRISDMGLFRVTDLLGFPVTNIYLEVKAYKLPTLYVAILSLLGFLVLLLLVCLLSCLINVRRRAEKARQIALIAQQAGKGDGDAFVKVVQEAYTRFTEESTLASTWDNSNATESTEVTIRGLEVSKAGRYHTLSSDKNFLEMSDSGVEFNSSALPLDSECETDVPQTFTSHKLLLNNSDSVAATIIPEGDQSANRTPDSAMSPSYVTQARSEADAPEEDLMGVTTPEMASRGAELSAALEAADKAISPSVPNATAESTTT